One stretch of Novosphingobium pentaromativorans US6-1 DNA includes these proteins:
- a CDS encoding DUF1905 domain-containing protein, which translates to MKGRSALPLVETLTHTGPLWRWTGESGSGTWHFLTIDGEAGEALSGTAVMRKLEGTSRGFGSIKVKARIGESAFATSVFPSRSGNGWLLPIKAAVRKAEGLAEGDIVEVMLEF; encoded by the coding sequence ATGAAGGGACGAAGCGCCCTCCCGCTCGTCGAGACCCTGACCCATACCGGGCCGCTCTGGCGCTGGACCGGCGAATCGGGCAGCGGCACCTGGCACTTCCTGACAATCGACGGCGAGGCCGGCGAAGCGCTTTCCGGCACAGCCGTCATGCGCAAGCTGGAAGGCACATCACGCGGGTTCGGCTCGATCAAGGTCAAGGCCCGGATCGGCGAGAGCGCGTTTGCGACCTCGGTCTTTCCGTCCAGGAGCGGCAACGGCTGGCTGCTGCCGATCAAGGCGGCCGTGCGCAAGGCGGAGGGCCTTGCCGAGGGCGACATCGTCGAGGTGATGCTGGAGTTCTAG